Proteins encoded together in one Ogataea parapolymorpha DL-1 chromosome III, whole genome shotgun sequence window:
- a CDS encoding Transcription-associated protein produces MASLESFVTRLQDPSLDLGAQHAVLSELCDTLETYNGAQEYEHFLKSLMPVFFKLLESVPVSMVSNSPEQKLRHLVLDIIHRLPVNEAFQPYSVQVLDVLTKLIREENEENGIQCMKIIASLHKSYKAKFADRVHEFIGILQEIYSNIPQVVDEQFGEHDESSAPPTSGSPGSLELEENTSKTLFKATHSFKMIAECPITMVSLYSSYKEIIDDSVANFIPQVIGLLRLQAKKQQEAHEAAKARGEYVTGVTKEIRNRALYGDFILGQVKAASFLAYVFIRRGANSALEPFLGEIPDLIVRLLQDCPPELATARRELLHATRHILSTEFRSLFLPKMDLLFDDRVIIGEGLTAHETLRPLAYSIVADFIHVNGNLSTDRIWKSVQLYCDHLQDSTLAQTVHIMSAKLLLNLVDRVLKLDDKEDARQLFLIMINAFVKRFALLNRQYTDIVQQHEKFVQNKEQKRVDSLSWRSKAKQLTGKSLFGAEEPKPDTKPESKDADAMDVDSPEYTFYEMQRDVPIHLAQPSPQDPLESAKYLFRTLMTFLKSIFYGFRSCNPPPQKDYTPQVWNDCARIVSSEEINILKELFRECIFGLRFFQSSKPVLNTAQLKQTFDVSGPNLPITSSKEEKDLMEILATMFIYLEPSAFNEVMQSQLELMFDAMLKNAALLHIPQFFLASETTTSNFSGILIIFVMSKLGELGEMDIVKSNILIRLFKLCFMSVNLFQAANETVILPHLNKMILRSLEYTTTAKEPIVYFYLIRTLFRSIGGGRFEALYKEILPLLQVLLESLNRLIQTARRPQERDIYVELCLTVPVRLSVLVPHLSYLMRPLVYALNGSQELISQGLRTLELCVDNLTAEYFDPIIEPVIEDVMKALWKHLRPLPYYHQHSHTTFRLLGKLGGRNHNFIGLHHDLQGSTATNQELEALFRIEGLPKETPVSITAGISTALNTLVNTRYKMHYRVSAFRYLSAVLKLFIDADDVPADLAARIEQVISHVTDETKAKELGASGEIVLAPDNVKDPARFTRQEELLVRLLEALFYAVSIDEVRDEAAALIKGICEHYVLLFFGRTMVDAYKFNRRFSVGDHEGKKSLNENTIFDAISYALSFHIKAVRDTGVDAVRTIFNACVTLFGRIDDAIKFLPIRRMCSKFVHCCFEEAYYTKLGGCLGLQTMMYELDIPVQYFALRQLEICRAMFFVLRDTPPDVPSEVCRVAKQLVLKLLNDCNREVSKEAVFQQPFQSVVSQIVFDLSNSNPNVRETAQEALETLSHVTQVPVATMISPSKGILLAPIFGKPLRALPFHMQIGNIDAITFCLGLEDTFLEFNDELNRLLSEALALVDAEDESLISAHRISEHRTSEQLVKLRVVCIKLLSLALTKPAFSNGNPQIRIRILGVFFKTLCAKSSQIINAAHAGLKQVLSQNSKLPKELLQSGLRPMLMNLSDHKKLSVSGLEALSRLLELLISYFKVEIGRKLLDHLMAWAQPQTLQRIALQELDNNSTVQIIVAILNIFHLLPPQAYTFMEELLSTLLYLETHLRRHQTSPFRLPIAKFLNRFSEHSVTYFVQKFSYRTYGCWLAYFVGLPDSPELRSQVRAQLDTFAKSLADEQDQNVRYVKFANLVDLVAAIAREDRDWLKQQQPLFQQLFDASVQSIEYAKTAGLKSDCHFMLEQAIGKLQTIYVDFLETTAAGPKETLALVAFVTTKQVAVSPAFEDYTFEKIVKSTSVELRQAYLSAVLDALGTDLCMAAKLYLLRNILLPTLLFELHVNGNLAGLVNDAWLSAVNEKIWKANHRGEASGSFDSYRVELLQLTALLEKTSPELVANYKKDMIKFNWNLITLDDAITKQAAYVSTAYFIAAFETPAKLVTQIFVALLRANQIDVRYLVRQALDILAPVLEARIGSSMDWLKWPRRVLSEDGFNVTQVLNVYQFIVHHADLFYEARDQFVPNIITAVGKLTILNNSSTENQVLAIDMGELILNWETKAKEEATGNANGDGDKMDVDSDAKTYTVPFGQRETCITFLIRYVCISQQRASENELGQRALNILHILLSPKYWPEVTVKLAFFERFLVAADFSTSNVLGYCLNALEVLGVALEWKPAEWIVSNLEYLQKLLEKCIRSDNHDIQEALQKVLNLILSAINKQVPATEEEQPEEVTNFLTFLTNVISEDLNSMNSVAAGVTLSWTLAQYKPDAQNAQIPLIMRTLSKLVKDHIAIASQNRQFSNSAEQSAYQTDYEAKMTTKLLKKILDFSSMRISVLGDQRRIFLSLLVQLIDRSVDKDLLMRIINIARGWVFAKNELFPTTKENAGILSKMMVFEMKGDPELARAFYQIIIDIFKDPALAGTELTVRMEHPFLVGTKLSDTGVRRELMSILDRSLEKDLDKRLFYIVREQNWEYLAEYPWLNQAAQLLYGSFDFDHVLRYTDNEYKLAALGDIDEALPKRGTQEPAAREPIKAFVSKHVDFLNTHVRVRARDVLEPLMDISYQSPETIHNSWCTLFPIAYGAIDHRNKADFLHSFVTLLSKDYHVRQQDGKPNVIHTMLEAAGKCADLQLPPHLVKYLGLNYDAWYSGVRIMEQIETNPVTENQKIKETNRDALVEMYSNLQEDDMFYGMWRRRAKYFETNSALSYEQIGLWDKALQLYENAQIKARSGVLPYSESEYALWEDNWILCAEKLQHWDILTELAKHEGFTDLLLECGWRVADWISDREPLEQSVKTVMDVPTPRRQMFQTFLCLQGYAHSKETIQNVTRYCDEGIQLALRKWHSLPTRITGAHISLLHIFQQYVEFMEASQVYRSLATTTAQNLDVKSQELKRVLQAWRERLPNIWDDINIWNDLVTWRQHAFNVINKVYMPLIPALQQNNSNNNSYAFRGYHEIAWVINRFAHVARKHNMPEVCINQLTKIYTLPNIEIQEAFLKLREQAKCHYQNPAELSTGLDVISNTNLVYFAAQQKAEFITLKGMFLAKLNSPDEANQAFATAVQLDLNLPKAWAEWGFFNDARFKESNDIAYAKHAISCYLQAAGLYKNNKARRLLCRILWLISLDDASGTLAETFESHQGEMPVWHWITFIPQLLTSLSHREARLARHVLIRIAKSYPQALHFQLRTTKEDFAVLQRQMTQRPDSNGDNAPTSPEALAQHPTGATPAGSSSPAPGSTPGVNSQPWQHVEEIMGILKTAYPLLALSLESLVDQISQRFKSSHDDDAYRLVVALYNDGVQYFNRLTNPKEDARLPPATEANIIRFADTVLPKHIREEFDVDIIKSKPNLETYISKLRKWKDCLEEKLDRSFGKMNMERVCPHLSQFHHQKFEDIEIPGQYLLNKETNNHFVKIERFLPTLELIRGPTACYKRITIRGHDGSLHSFAVQFPAARHCRREERIFQLFRIFNDALSKNVQARRRNIELTLPVAIPLSPHIRIMSDSEDYVNMLSIYEDYCRQSGLNKDEPFAYTIEKLHAAYDPRLPKPDILSVKTEILAAIQSTLVPSTVMKDYFLKHYTRFEEFWLFRKQFTSQYASFIFMTYMLCINSRQPQKIHINQSSGRVWTSEMLPYKVASGKTHSNAFANSTLDVSAQRAAPLFCSLEMVPFRLTPNVQKLIGEAGMEGILSAHIMIIAQCLSDPEYEMEHFLSLFVRDEVVAWFTQQHRPSAGDPHLREIVRVNVNFVTKRVAQLSHMEGQGIASQFILNLIAHAVNPRNLASTDTLWMAYM; encoded by the coding sequence ATGGCATCTCTAGAAAGCTTTGTTACAAGGCTGCAGGACCCGAGCCTGGACCTTGGCGCGCAACATGCCGTCCTGTCTGAGCTTTGTGATACTCTAGAGACCTACAATGGTGCCCAGGAGTATGagcattttctcaagaGCCTGATGCCGGTTttcttcaagcttctggagtCCGTGCCCGTCAGCATGGTATCCAATTCGCCTGAACAGAAGCTGCGGCATCTGGTGCTGGACATCATTCACCGTTTGCCTGTTAACGAGGCTTTCCAGCCGTACAGCGTCCAGGTTTTGGACGTGTTGACAAAATTAATTAGAGAGGAAAACGAAGAGAACGGAATACAGTGTATGAAGATCATCGCGTCTCTGCATAAGAGCTACAAGGCCAAGTTTGCCGACAGAGTGCACGAATTTATCGGAATTTTGCAAGAAATCTACAGCAACATCCCACAAGTTGTCGACGAGCAATTTGGCGAGCACGACGAGTCGTCGGCTCCACCGACGAGTGGCTCACCTGGCTCACTAGAGTTGGAGGAAAACACGTCCAAAACGCTTTTCAAGGCGACACACTCGTTCAAAATGATTGCCGAGTGTCCGATAACAATGGTTTCGCTGTACTCGTCGTACAAGGAGATCATCGACGATTCGGTTGCCAACTTTATCCCGCAGGTCATCGGGTTGCTGAGATTGCAGGCCAAGAAGCAACAGGAGGCCCACGAGGCCGCCAAGGCGCGCGGCGAGTACGTCACCGGGGTGACAAAGGAGATCAGGAACCGTGCTTTGTACGGCGACTTCATCCTGGGCCAGGTCAAGGCCGCGTCTTTTCTGGCGTACGTGTTTATCCGGCGCGGGGCCAATTCTGCGCTCGAGCCGTTTCTGGGCGAAATTCCAGATCTCATCGTGCGACTGTTGCAGGACTGTCCGCCGGAGCTTGCCACAGCCAGAAGAGAACTTTTGCATGCCACCAGACACATCTTGTCGACCGAGTTCCGTTCGCTATTTTTGCCCAAAATGGACCTTCTCTTTGACGACCGTGTGATCATCGGCGAGGGCCTGACTGCGCATGAGACGCTGCGGCCGCTCGCCTACTCGATCGTCGCCGACTTTATCCACGTCAACGGCAATTTATCAACAGACCGCATTTGGAAGAGCGTCCAGCTATATTGCGATCATCTGCAGGACTCGACTTTGGCGCAAACAGTGCACATCATGAGcgccaagctgctgctcaacctTGTGGATCGCGTCCTGAAACTCGACGACAAGGAGGACGCTcgccagctgtttctgatcATGATCAACGCATTTGTGAAGCGGTTTGCCTTGCTCAACAGGCAGTACACCGACATTGTGCAGCAGCACGAGAAGTTTGTGCAAAATAAGGAACAGAAACGCGTCGACAGCCTTTCCTGGCGCAGCAAGGCCAAACAACTTACGGGCAAGTCTCTGTTTGGTGCAGAGGAGCCGAAACCAGATACGAAACCAGAATCCAAGGATGCTGACGCCATGGACGTCGATTCGCCAGAATACACTTTCTACGAGATGCAGCGCGACGTGCCGATCCATCTGGCGCAACCGTCACCGCAGGACCCGCTCGAGAGCGCCAAATATCTCTTCCGGACGCTGATGACGTTCCTAAAGTCGATTTTCTACGGGTTCCGAAGTTGCAACCCGCCTCCGCAGAAGGACTACACGCCGCAGGTGTGGAACGATTGTGCGCGGATCGTGAGCAGTGAGGAGATCAACATACTGAAAGAGCTGTTCCGCGAGTGCATTTTTGGGCTGCGGTTTTTCCAGAGCTCGAAGCCCGTGCTCAACACCGCGCAACTGAAGCAGACGTTCGACGTTAGCGGACCAAACCTGCCAATAACCTCGtccaaggaggaaaaagaccTGATGGAGATCCTGGCCACGATGTTTATCTATCTGGAGCCTTCTGCGTTCAACGAGGTGATGCAGTCGCAGTTGGAGCTGATGTTCGACGCgatgctgaaaaacgcCGCTCTGTTGCACATCCCACAGTTCTTCCTGGCCAGCGAGACCACGACGTCCAACTTCTCGGGCATTTTGATCATCTTCGTCATGTCAAAGCTGGGTGAGCTCGGCGAGATGGACATCGTCAAGTCCAACATTCTGATCCGGCTGTTCAAGCTGTGCTTCATGTCGGTCAACCTGTTCCAGGCCGCTAACGAGACCGTCATTTTGCCGcatctcaacaagatgaTCCTGCGCTCACTGGAATACACTACCACCGCCAAGGAACCCATCGTGTACTTCTACCTCATCCGGACGCTCTTCCGCAGCATCGGCGGCGGCAGGTTCGAAGCCCTCTACAAAGAGATCTTGCCGCTGCTACAGGTGCTGCTCGAGTCGCTCAACAGACTCATCCAGACCGCCCGAAGACCGCAGGAGCGCGACATTTACGTCGAGCTGTGTTTAACCGTTCCTGTCCGGCTCAGTGTGCTGGTCCCACACCTTAGCTACCTGATGCGCCCGCTAGTGTACGCTTTGAACGGCTCGCAGGAGCTCATCAGCCAGGGCCTACGCACGCTCGAGCTCTGCGTCGACAACCTGACCGCAGAGTACTTCGACCCGATCATCGAGCCCGTCATCGAGGACGTGATGAAGGCGCTCTGGAAACACTTGCGCCCGCTGCCCTACTACCACCAGCACTCGCACACCACTTTCCGCCTGCTCGGCAAACTGGGTGGCCGTAACCACAATTTTATCGGACTGCACCACGATTTGCAGGGTAGCACGGCCACTAaccaggaactggaggCACTGTTCCGCATCGAGGGCCTGCCAAAGGAAACACCCGTGTCCATCACAGCAGGCATCTCTACCGCGCTCAACACGCTCGTCAACACCCGCTACAAGATGCACTACCGCGTGAGCGCGTTCCGGTACCTCTCTGCCGtgctcaagctcttcaTCGACGCAGACGACGTGCCCGCAGACCTCGCCGCACGCATCGAGCAGGTGATAAGTCACGTGACCGACGAaaccaaggccaaggagctgggcGCCAGCGGCGAGATCGTGCTGGCTCCGGACAACGTGAAGGACCCGGCGCGGTTTACGCGgcaggaagagctgctTGTGCGGCTGCTCGAGGCGCTGTTTTACGCGGtgtcgatcgacgaggtgcgTGACGAGGCGGCTGCTCTGATCAAGGGGATCTGCGAGCACTAtgtgctgctcttttttgggCGCACGATGGTGGACGCGTACAAGTTTAACCGGCGTTTTAGCGTGGGAGACCATGAGGGCAAGAAGTCGCTGAACGAGaacaccattttcgacGCCATTTCGTACGCTCTCAGCTTCCACATCAAGGCTGTCCGTGACACGGGCGTGGACGCCGTGCGCACAATTTTCAACGCGTGTGTGACGTTGTTTGGTCGCATTGATGACGCGATTAAGTTCCTGCCGATCCGGCGCATGTGCTCCAAGTTTGTGCACTGCTGCTTCGAGGAGGCATACTACACGAAATTGGGTGGATGTCTGGGGCTGCAAACGATGATGTACGAGCTGGACATTCCTGTGCAGTACTTTGCGCTGCGGCAGCTGGAGATCTGCCGGGCGATGTTCTTCGTGCTGCGCGACACGCCGCCAGACGTGCCGTCGGAAGTCTGTCGCGTTGCGAAGCAGctcgtgctcaagctgctgaacgactGCAACCGCGAAGTTTCCAAAGAGGcggttttccagcagccgtTCCAGTCGGTGGTGAGCCAGATTGTGTTTGACCTGAGCAACTCGAACCCGAACGTGCGCGAGACGGCGCAGGAGGCGCTCGAGACGCTGTCTCACGTGACCCAGGTCCCCGTCGCGACGATGATCTCGCCTAGCAAGGGCATTTTGCTGGCGCCGATCTTCGGCAAGCCACTGCGTGCGCTGCCGTTCCACATGCAGATCGGCAACATCGACGCCATCACGTTCTGTCTCGGGCTCGAGGACACGTTTTTGGAgttcaacgacgagctgaacaGACTGCTTTCCGAGGCGCTTGCTCTCGTCGACGCGGAGGACGAGTCGCTGATCAGTGCACACCGCATTTCCGAACACCGGACGtccgagcagctggtcaagctgCGTGTCGTGTgcatcaagctgctgtCGCTTGCGCTCACGAAACCGGCGTTTTCCAACGGCAACCCGCAGATCCGGATTCGGATCCTGGGAGTCTTTTTCAAGACGCTGTGTGCCAAATCGTcgcagatcatcaacgCCGCGCACGCCGGTCTCAAACAGGTGCTGTCGCAGAATTCCAAGCTGCccaaggagctgctgcagagcGGTCTACGGCCGATGCTCATGAACCTGTCCGATCACAAGAAAttgtctgtttctgggcTGGAGGCACTGTCGCGGCTtctcgagctgctcatTTCGTATTTCAAGGTCGAGATCGGCCGCAAATTGCTGGATCACCTCATGGCGTGGGCCCAGCCGCAGACTCTGCAACGCATTGCCCTGCAAGAGCTCGACAATAACTCTACTGTTCAGATCATCGTTGCCATCCTCAATATCTTCCATCTGCTGCCCCCACAGGCGTACACTTTCatggaagagctgctgagcaCGCTTCTGTACCTCGAGACACACCTGCGCCGTCACCAGACATCGCCATTCCGGCTCCCGATCGCCAAGTTCCTCAACCGGTTCAGCGAGCACTCCGTCACATACTTTGTTCAGAAGTTCAGCTACAGGACGTACGGCTGCTGGCTCGCGTATTTTGTCGGCCTGCCGGATTCGCCCGAGCTCCGCAGCCAGGTCCGCGCACAGCTGGACACCTTTGCCAAGAGCCTGGCTGACGAGCAGGACCAGAACGTGCGCTACGTGAAGTTTGCCAACCTGGTGGACCTTGTTGCCGCGATCGCGCGCGAGGACCGCGACTGGCTtaagcagcagcagccgctcttccagcagcttttcgacgcgtcggtGCAGTCGATCGAGTACGCGAAAACCGCCGGGCTCAAGTCAGACTGCCATTTCATGCTGGAACAGGCTATAGGCAAGCTTCAGACAATCTACGTCGATTTCCTCGAGACAACTGCTGCAGGGCCAAAGGAGACGCTCGCCCTTGTGGCGTTTGTAACCACTAAGCAGGTAGCTGTGTCGCCAGCTTTCGAGGACTACACCTTCGAGAAAATCGTCAAAAGCACCAGCGTTGAGTTGCGCCAAGCGTATCTGAGTGCCGTCCTCGATGCTTTGGGCACAGACCTCTGTATGGCTGCCAAATTGTACTTGTTGCGCAACATTTTGCTGCCAACGCTGCTGTTCGAGCTTCACGTGAATGGAAACCTAGCAGGACTTGTGAACGACGCCTGGCTCAGTGCTGTGAACGAAAAAATATGGAAAGCAAACCACCGCGGGGAGGCATCAGGCTCGTTTGACTCGTACCGCGTCGAGCTTCTGCAACTGACCGcgttgctggaaaaaacgTCTCCGGAGCTCGTTGCCAACTACAAAAAAGACAtgatcaagttcaactGGAATCTGATCACACTGGACGACGCCATTACGAAACAGGCCGCGTACGTGTCGACGGCGTACTTCATTGCCGCGTTCGAGACGCCGGCAAAGCTGGTGACGCAGATTTTCGTGGCGCTGCTCCGCGCCAACCAGATCGACGTGCGGTACCTTGTGCGGCAGGCGCTGGACATCCTGGCGCCCGTGCTGGAGGCACGTATTGGGTCCAGCATGGACTGGCTCAAGTGGCCGCGCCGCGTGCTGTCCGAGGACGGCTTCAACGTGACGCAGGTGCTGAACGTGTACCAATTTATTGTGCACCATGCGGACCTGTTTTACGAGGCACGTGACCAGTTCGTGCCGAACATCATCACTGCTGTCGGCAAGCTGACGATATTGAACAACAGCTCGACCGAAAACCAGGTTTTGGCGATCGACATGGGagagctgattttgaatTGGGAAACCAAGGCGAAGGAAGAGGCCACGGGCAATGCCAACGGCGACGGCGACAAGATGGACGTCGACTCAGACGCCAAGACATACACCGTGCCGTTTGGCCAGCGTGAGACTTGTATCACGTTCCTCATCCGCTACGTCTGCATCAGCCAGCAACGCGCGTCGGAGAATGAGCTAGGCCAGCGCGCGCTCAATATTCTGCACATTCTGCTGTCTCCAAAGTACTGGCCTGAGGTGACCGTCAAGCTTGCCTTTTTCGAGCGGTTCCTGGTGGCTGCGGATTTCAGCACGAGCAACGTGTTGGGCTACTGTTTGAACGCACTGGAAGTGTTGGGTGTTGCACTGGAGTGGAAGCCTGCCGAATGGATCGTGTCGAATTTGGAGtatttgcagaaactgcttgaAAAATGTATCCGTTCCGACAACCACGATATCCAGGAGGCGTTGCAGAAGGTGTTGAATTTGATTTTAAGTGCAATCAACAAGCAGGTGCCGGCcaccgaggaggagcaacCTGAGGAGGTGACGAACTTCCTTACCTTTTTGACCAACGTGATCTCCGAAGACCTGAATAGCATGAACTCTGTCGCGGCGGGCGTGACTCTTTCGTGGACGCTGGCGCAATACAAACCGGATGCACAGAACGCCCAGATTCCGCTGATTATGCGCACGCTCAGCAAACTCGTGAAGGACCACATTGCCATAGCAAGCCAGAATAGACAGTTCAGCAACTCGGCCGAGCAGAGCGCGTACCAGACGGACTACGAGGCCAAAATGACGACGaaactgctgaaaaaaatcctcGACTTCTCGAGCATGCGTATCTCTGTGCTTGGCGACCAGCGGCGCATCTTTTtgtcgctgctggtgcagctgATCGACCGGTCTGTCGACAAGGACCTTTTGATGCGCATCATCAACATTGCGCGCGGCTGGGTCtttgccaaaaacgagctATTCCCGACTACCAAGGAGAACGCGGGAATACTGTCCAAGATGATGGTATTCGAGATGAAGGGCGATCCAGAGCTAGCAAGAGCGTTCTACCAGATCATTATCGACATCTTCAAAGACCCAGCACTTGCCGGCACCGAGCTGACCGTACGCATGGAGCATCCGTTCCTTGTGGGCACGAAACTCTCCGACACAGGCGTTCGTCGCGAGTTGATGAGCATCTTGGACCGttcgctggaaaaagacctcGATAAACGGCTCTTCTATATTGTGCGCGAACAGAACTGGGAGTACCTGGCCGAGTATCCATGGCTGAACCAGGCTGCGCAGCTACTCTATGGCAGCTTTGACTTTGACCATGTTTTGAGGTACACTGACAACGAATACAAATTGGCTGCTCTGGGTGATATCGATGAGGCGTTGCCGAAACGCGGCACACAGGAGCCTGCTGCCCGCGAGCCGATCAAAGCCTTTGTCAGCAAGCACGTCGACTTCCTCAACACTCACGTGCGCGTGCGTGCACGTGACGTGCTGGAGCCGCTAATGGACATTTCGTACCAGAGCCCAGAAACAATCCACAACTCGTGGTGCACGCTGTTCCCGATTGCGTACGGCGCGATCGACCACCGCAACAAGGCGGACTTCCTGCATTCGTTTGTGACGCTGCTATCGAAAGACTACCACGTGCGGCAGCAGGACGGCAAGCCGAACGTTATTCACACGATGTTGGAGGCCGCGGGCAAATGTGCGGATCTACAGCTGCCTCCACACTTGGTCAAGTATCTTGGGCTGAACTATGACGCATGGTACTCGGGAGTGCGCATTATGGAGCAGATCGAGACGAATCCCGTCACCGAGAACcagaaaatcaaagagaCAAACCGGGACGCGCTTGTGGAGATGTACTCGAACCTGCAGGAGGACGACATGTTCTACGGGATGTGGCGGCGCCGGGCCAAGTATTTTGAGACAAACTCTGCGCTGTCGTACGAGCAGATCGGGCTCTGGGACAAGGCGTTGCAGCTCTACGAGAACGCGCAGATCAAGGCCCGCAGCGGCGTATTGCCGTATAGCGAGAGCGAATATGCTCTATGGGAAGACAACTGGATCCTGTGCGCAGAAAAGCTACAGCATTGGGACATCCTCACCGAGCTGGCAAAACACGAAGGGTTCACGGACCTGCTACTGGAGTGCGGCTGGCGCGTGGCCGACTGGATCTCCGACAGAGAGCCGCTCGAGCAGAGCGTGAAAACGGTGATGGACGTGCCGACGCCGCGCAGACAGATGTTCCAGACGTTCCTGTGTCTTCAAGGCTACGCACATAGCAAGGAGACAATCCAGAACGTGACCCGGTACTGCGACGAGGGCATTCAACTGGCGCTGCGCAAGTGGCACTCGTTGCCGACGAGAATCACCGGCGCACACATCTCGCTGCTGCacattttccagcagtaCGTCGAGTTCATGGAGGCGAGCCAGGTGTACCGCAGCCTCGCCACCACAACGGCACAGAACCTGGACGTCAAGAGCCAGGAGCTCAAGCGCGTGCTGCAGGCGTGGCGCGAACGGCTGCCCAACATCTGGGACGACATCAATATCTGGAACGACCTGGTCACGTGGCGCCAGCACGCGTTcaacgtgatcaacaaggtgtACATGCCGTTGATTCCTGCGTTGCAGCagaacaacagcaacaacaactcGTACGCGTTCCGCGGCTACCACGAGATCGCCTGGGTGATCAACCGGTTTGCGCACGTCGCCAGAAAGCACAACATGCCAGAGGTTTGCATCAACCAGCTGACCAAGATTTACACTCTGCCCAACATCGAGATTCAGGAGGCGTTCCTCAAGCTGCGCGAGCAGGCCAAATGCCACTACCAGAACCCGGCCGAGCTCAGTACCGGGCTGGATGTGATCAGCAACACCAACCTCGTGTACtttgctgcgcagcagaAGGCCGAGTTCATCACGCTCAAGGGCATGTTTTTGGCCAAGCTGAACTCTCCCGACGAGGCGAACCAGGCTTTTGCCACAGCCGTGCAGCTCGACCTCAACCTGCCCAAGGCATGGGCCGAATGGGGCTTCTTCAACGACGCCCGGTTCAAAGAGAGCAACGACATTGCGTACGCCAAACACGCCATCAGCTGCTACCTACAGGCGGCCGGGTTgtacaagaacaacaaggCGCGCCGGCTGCTGTGCCGTATCCTGTGGCTGATAAGTCTGGACGACGCCAGCGGCACTCTGGCCGAGACGTTCGAGTCGCACCAGGGCGAGATGCCCGTGTGGCACTGGATCACGTTCATTccgcagctgctcacgTCGCTGTCGCACCGCGAAGCGCGGCTCGCGCGTCACGTGCTCATCCGCATCGCCAAGTCGTATCCACAAGCGCTGCATTTCCAACTGCGCACTACCAAGGAAGATTTTGCCGTTCTACAGCGGCAGATGACGCAGCGGCCGGACTCGAACGGCGACAATGCGCCAACGAGTCCCGAGGCGCTTGCACAGCACCCAACGGGGGCCACGCCTGCaggcagctcgtcgccagCGCCAGGATCGACGCCGGGGGTCAACTCGCAGCCATGGCAGCATGTTGAGGAGATTATGGGCATTTTGAAGACCGCGTACCCGTTGCTGGCCCTGTCGCTCGAGTCACTCGTTGACCAGATCAGCCAGCGGTTCAAGAGCAGccacgacgacgacgcgtACCGGCTCGTGGTGGCCCTGTACAACGACGGCGTTCAGTACTTCAACCGGCTCACGAACCCGAAGGAGGACGCCCGTCTACCGCCTGCCACAGAGGCCAACATTATCCGATTCGCAGATACCGTACTGCCGAAACATATTCGCGAGGAATTCGACGTGGACATCATCAAGAGCAAGCCAAACCTCGAGACGTATATTAGCAAGCTGCGTAAGTGGAAAGACTGTTTGGAGGAGAAGTTGGACCGCAGTTTCGGCAAGATGAACATGGAGCGCGTGTGTCCGCATTTGAGCCAGTTCCACCACCAGAAATTCGAGGACATCGAGATTCCGGGCCAGTacctgctcaacaaggagaCCAACAACCATTTCGTCAAAATCGAGAGGTTTTTGCCGACGCTGGAACTGATTCGCGGCCCGACAGCGTGCTACAAACGTATCACGATCCGCGGCCACGACGGCAGCCTGCACTCATTCGCAGTGCAGTTCCCAGCCGCGCGTCACTGCCGCCGCGAGGAGcgcattttccagctgttccGCATCTTCAACGACGCACTCTCGAAGAACGTCCAGGCCAGAAGACGCAACATTGAGCTCACGCTGCCCGTGGCAATCCCGCTCAGCCCACATATCCGCATCATGAGCGACAGCGAGGACTACGTCAACATGCTGAGCATCTACGAGGACTACTGTCGCCAGAGCGggctcaacaaggacgagccGTTCGCGTACAcgatcgagaagctgcatGCCGCGTATGACCCGCGGCTGCCGAAGCCAGACATCCTCAGCGTCAAGACAGAGATCCTGGCGGCGATCCAATCGACGCTCGTGCCAAGCACCGTCATGAAGGACTACTTCCTCAAGCATTACACCCGGTTCGAGGAATTCTGGCTGTTCCGCAAGCAGTTTACGTCGCAGTACGCCTCGTTCATCTTCATGACGTACATGCTGTGCATCAACTCTAGACAGCCGCAAAAAATCCATATCAACCAGAGCTCCGGCCGCGTTTGGACGTCCGAAATGCTGCCGTACAAGGTGGCCAGCGGCAAGACGCACTCGAACGCGTTTGCCAACAGCACGCTCGACGTTTCGGCGCAGCGCGCGGCACCATTGTTCTGCTCGCTCGAGATGGTGCCCTTCCGGCTCACTCCCAACGTGCAGAAGCTGATCGGCGAGGCCGGCATGGAGGGCATCCTATCTGCGCACATCATGATCATCGCGCAGTGTCTGAGCGACCCGGAGTACGAGATGGAGCATTTCTTGAGTCTTTTCGTGCGCGACGAGGTGGTGGCCTGGTTCACGCAGCAGCACAGACCTTCTGCGGGCGACCCGCACCTACGCGAGATCGTCAGGGTCAATGTCAATTTTGTCACCAAGCGTGTGGCGCAGCTCAGCCACATGGAGGGCCAGGGAATTGCGTCGCAGTTCATCCTCAACCTCATTGCGCACGCCGTCAACCCGCGCAACCTCGCCAGCACAGACACCCTGTGGATGGCATACATGTAA